Proteins encoded in a region of the Enterococcus gilvus ATCC BAA-350 genome:
- a CDS encoding L-cystine transporter has product MTTLFTVLVILAFVALLVVFYQMQKKHVKFSNRVFAGLGAGILFGGILQLLLGNGSKVISQAMEWIGIVGNGYISLLQMLVMPLVFISIVGAFTKMKSSKKLGKISANVLVTLLATTAIAALIGIVAVMVFGLDGATFTKGAAETARINELAERQSMVQNFSIPQQILSFIPTNVFADFAGTRPTSTIGVVIFAAFVGIAFLGVRRKAPKEAEFFSNLIESLYKVIMRIVTLVLRLTPYGVFALMTNVLATSDFEAIVNLGKFILASYSALIVVLLVHSLILLGVKVNPVTFFKKAFPALSFAFTSRSSAGTLPMNIETQTKALGVDEATANFAGSFGISIGQNGCAGVYPAMLATIVAPTVGVNVFDLKFIIMLIAIVTISSFGVAGVGGGATFASLIVLGAMNLPVAIVGLVISVEPLIDMARTAVNVSGSMVAGVVTSERIHELDREMLKDENASIEVNS; this is encoded by the coding sequence ATGACAACTCTGTTCACTGTATTAGTGATCTTAGCTTTCGTTGCCTTGCTTGTAGTTTTCTACCAAATGCAAAAGAAACATGTGAAATTTTCTAATCGTGTATTTGCAGGATTAGGAGCCGGGATTCTTTTTGGCGGTATTTTACAGCTTCTTTTAGGAAATGGTAGCAAAGTTATTTCTCAAGCGATGGAATGGATCGGGATCGTTGGTAATGGTTATATTTCATTATTACAAATGTTGGTTATGCCGTTAGTTTTTATTTCAATCGTCGGTGCATTCACCAAGATGAAATCAAGTAAAAAACTAGGGAAGATCAGCGCCAATGTATTAGTTACTTTATTAGCAACAACAGCAATTGCTGCGTTGATCGGAATCGTTGCAGTGATGGTCTTTGGCCTTGATGGTGCAACATTCACCAAGGGTGCGGCTGAAACTGCTCGAATCAACGAGTTGGCGGAACGTCAATCAATGGTTCAAAACTTTTCGATTCCGCAACAAATCTTATCGTTTATTCCAACAAACGTATTTGCTGATTTTGCTGGAACACGCCCAACAAGTACAATCGGCGTGGTAATTTTTGCGGCCTTTGTCGGCATCGCCTTCTTGGGTGTACGCCGGAAAGCACCAAAAGAAGCAGAATTCTTTTCTAATTTAATTGAAAGTCTTTATAAAGTTATTATGCGTATCGTGACTTTGGTCTTGCGTCTAACACCTTATGGCGTGTTTGCTCTGATGACAAATGTTTTAGCAACAAGTGATTTCGAAGCAATCGTTAACTTAGGTAAATTTATTCTGGCTTCTTATAGTGCGTTGATCGTTGTACTATTGGTTCATTCGTTGATATTGCTCGGCGTCAAAGTAAATCCAGTTACTTTCTTCAAAAAGGCTTTTCCAGCTTTAAGTTTTGCTTTTACTTCTCGTTCAAGTGCCGGAACATTGCCAATGAATATTGAAACGCAAACAAAAGCATTAGGCGTTGATGAAGCAACGGCGAACTTTGCGGGAAGCTTCGGTATTTCAATTGGTCAAAACGGCTGTGCGGGTGTTTATCCAGCGATGCTTGCAACAATCGTGGCGCCAACAGTCGGGGTAAACGTATTTGACTTGAAATTTATCATCATGTTGATCGCAATTGTGACTATCAGTTCCTTTGGTGTTGCAGGTGTCGGCGGTGGGGCAACCTTTGCTTCATTGATCGTCCTTGGAGCTATGAACTTGCCGGTTGCTATCGTAGGATTGGTCATTTCAGTTGAACCTTTGATCGATATGGCACGTACCGCGGTTAATGTTAGCGGCAGTATGGTCGCTGGTGTTGTAACGAGCGAACGTATTCATGAATTGGATCGAGAGATGTTAAAAGACGAGAATGCTTCAATCGAAGTGAATTCTTAA
- a CDS encoding DUF1149 family protein yields the protein MELQRDPEVVESFNYGLPPKDQVVKQKLLINFSPLEAVDPGYPAGNSIMGVRIEFVIPFEKFIIGGVFSQVIHVIGREVKQQSDLTEAEANEMIRPILRLIERMVYEITEIALDQPGVKINFSSNTI from the coding sequence ATGGAATTACAGCGTGATCCGGAAGTCGTAGAGTCGTTTAATTATGGACTTCCTCCAAAAGACCAAGTGGTCAAACAAAAATTATTGATTAATTTCAGTCCGTTGGAAGCAGTTGATCCAGGGTACCCGGCTGGAAATAGCATCATGGGTGTACGAATTGAATTCGTTATTCCATTTGAGAAGTTCATTATCGGTGGGGTGTTTTCGCAGGTGATCCACGTCATTGGACGAGAAGTCAAACAGCAAAGCGACCTAACTGAAGCAGAAGCGAACGAGATGATCCGACCAATCTTGCGTTTAATCGAACGAATGGTTTACGAAATAACCGAGATTGCCTTAGATCAACCTGGTGTAAAAATAAACTTCTCTTCCAACACCATCTAA
- a CDS encoding HAD-IA family hydrolase — protein sequence MNYIWDFDGTLYDTYPIMLKALMKTFNDFDLQKDEKLVYKKIKEESIRQLILDWKLPAPEFDRVYHAYEAQDNKDSYPFEETKDMLKELQKKGGQHFILTHRTVDSTWDLLKRDGLDSFIVDIIGSDSDFPRKPDPSSIKYFLDTYQLSPEKTVMIGDRKLDVEAGNNAGVQTVFFDIDHFNQAIHATYFINNLKEMVQKF from the coding sequence ATGAATTATATTTGGGATTTTGATGGGACACTGTATGATACATACCCGATTATGTTGAAGGCATTGATGAAAACTTTTAACGATTTTGATCTTCAAAAAGACGAAAAACTTGTATACAAGAAAATAAAGGAAGAGTCTATTCGTCAATTGATTCTTGATTGGAAGTTGCCTGCACCGGAATTTGATAGAGTCTATCATGCTTATGAGGCGCAGGACAATAAAGATTCCTATCCTTTTGAAGAAACGAAAGACATGCTAAAAGAATTACAAAAAAAGGGCGGGCAACATTTCATTTTGACACACCGAACCGTGGACTCCACTTGGGATTTGTTGAAACGCGATGGGCTGGATTCTTTTATTGTGGATATTATTGGGAGTGACTCCGACTTCCCTAGAAAACCGGACCCGTCTTCCATTAAATATTTTTTAGATACTTACCAGCTATCTCCGGAAAAAACGGTAATGATCGGGGATCGAAAATTAGACGTAGAGGCTGGAAACAACGCAGGTGTACAAACCGTTTTCTTTGATATCGATCACTTCAATCAAGCAATTCATGCCACTTATTTTATAAATAATTTAAAAGAAATGGTACAAAAATTCTAA
- a CDS encoding 2,3-bisphosphoglycerate-dependent phosphoglycerate mutase encodes MKLILVRHGESEANFQNYWTGWLDVDLTEKGIEQAKKAGKKIKDADLFIDVAYESVLKRSIKTAKMILQQSDASFVPEFKTWRLNERHYGALVGKNKETIAQHFGKEQVKKWRRGFDEVPPLTKDNHFDRRYDQLDPRLIPTGESLHMTLKRVIPLWQECIAPDLLDNKTVLVCGHGNSLRALVQFLENVPTDQVDQIDIPNAAPMVYTMDAQLRIIKKDIL; translated from the coding sequence ATGAAGTTGATTTTAGTTCGTCACGGAGAGAGTGAAGCCAATTTTCAAAATTACTGGACAGGTTGGTTAGATGTAGATTTGACCGAGAAGGGCATAGAACAGGCAAAAAAAGCTGGCAAAAAAATAAAAGATGCAGACCTGTTCATTGATGTTGCGTACGAGTCCGTATTAAAACGTTCGATCAAAACAGCAAAAATGATCTTGCAGCAATCAGATGCAAGTTTTGTTCCTGAATTTAAGACATGGCGCCTAAATGAGCGTCACTATGGTGCATTAGTTGGAAAAAATAAAGAGACTATCGCCCAGCATTTTGGAAAAGAGCAAGTAAAAAAATGGCGAAGAGGGTTTGATGAAGTGCCGCCATTGACTAAGGACAATCATTTTGATCGCCGCTACGACCAATTAGATCCTCGACTGATACCGACAGGAGAAAGTCTGCATATGACGTTGAAGCGTGTAATCCCTCTCTGGCAGGAGTGTATCGCTCCAGATTTGTTGGATAATAAGACTGTTTTAGTTTGTGGTCACGGCAATAGCTTGCGTGCATTGGTTCAGTTTTTAGAAAATGTGCCAACAGATCAAGTGGATCAAATTGACATTCCTAACGCCGCTCCAATGGTTTACACGATGGACGCACAATTAAGAATTATAAAAAAAGATATTTTATAA
- the rlmD gene encoding 23S rRNA (uracil(1939)-C(5))-methyltransferase RlmD translates to MTTVEKNKTYTVSIDDLSHEGLGVAHIDGYPLFIENALPDEEMTVKAVKVGKKFGYGKVIERFTANPERQDVKDLDLLRSGIAPLSHMTYDYQLRFKQQQVEKVLKTIAKLPDLSVAQTLGMDNPFEYRNKAQIPVQKVDNQLMTGFYRKNSHNLLPIEDYLIQDPKIDQAILAVRDILRRFNVKAYNERENTGFIRHIIIRRGHYSHEMMVILVTRTERFFKGMEIAEMIKKELPEVVSVIQNVNPEKTNVIMGREEKVLFGKSTINDTLLGKTYRISPQSFYQVNTQQTEVLYQTAIDFAELSSEDIVVDAYCGIGTIGLSLAEKVKHVYGVEVVPQAVEDAKANAKMNGIENANYEIGKAEKIMSRWAREGIEPSVIFVDPPRKGLDEKFIEASVAVNPEKIVYISCNPATLARDLRRYEDLGYHAVKVQPVDIFPQTYHVESVTLLVKAV, encoded by the coding sequence ATGACCACAGTAGAAAAAAATAAAACATATACGGTCTCAATCGACGATTTGTCCCATGAAGGACTCGGTGTCGCTCATATTGATGGCTATCCCCTGTTTATCGAAAATGCTTTACCAGATGAAGAAATGACAGTTAAAGCAGTTAAAGTTGGAAAGAAATTTGGTTACGGAAAAGTAATCGAACGATTCACTGCAAATCCTGAGCGTCAAGATGTAAAAGATTTAGACTTGTTGAGAAGCGGAATTGCACCGTTAAGTCACATGACTTATGACTATCAATTACGATTCAAGCAACAGCAGGTTGAAAAAGTATTGAAAACAATTGCAAAGTTGCCGGATTTGTCCGTTGCTCAAACGTTAGGAATGGATAACCCCTTTGAGTACCGCAATAAAGCACAGATTCCTGTACAAAAAGTCGACAATCAATTAATGACGGGTTTTTACCGTAAAAATTCACATAACTTACTACCGATTGAAGATTACTTGATCCAAGATCCAAAAATTGATCAAGCGATTCTAGCTGTTCGTGATATCTTACGACGTTTCAATGTGAAAGCTTATAATGAACGTGAAAATACGGGCTTTATCCGCCACATTATTATTCGTCGTGGGCACTACAGTCATGAAATGATGGTCATTCTGGTAACAAGAACCGAACGTTTCTTTAAAGGAATGGAAATCGCTGAAATGATCAAAAAAGAGTTGCCTGAAGTAGTTTCAGTGATCCAAAATGTAAATCCAGAAAAAACCAACGTGATCATGGGACGAGAAGAGAAGGTATTGTTTGGGAAGTCGACGATCAACGATACATTGTTAGGCAAGACATACCGCATCTCTCCTCAATCATTTTATCAAGTAAATACGCAGCAAACAGAAGTACTCTATCAAACAGCAATTGATTTTGCGGAGTTAAGTTCAGAAGATATCGTAGTAGATGCATACTGCGGAATTGGAACAATCGGTCTGTCACTAGCAGAAAAGGTGAAGCATGTTTATGGGGTTGAGGTTGTCCCTCAAGCAGTTGAAGATGCAAAAGCCAATGCAAAAATGAATGGTATCGAAAATGCGAACTATGAAATCGGAAAAGCTGAAAAAATTATGTCTCGCTGGGCACGCGAAGGGATCGAACCTTCTGTAATTTTTGTTGATCCGCCAAGAAAGGGACTAGATGAAAAATTCATTGAAGCTTCTGTTGCGGTAAATCCTGAAAAAATCGTCTATATTTCTTGTAATCCAGCGACATTAGCTAGAGATTTGAGACGATATGAGGATCTTGGCTATCATGCTGTGAAAGTTCAACCAGTGGACATATTCCCACAAACTTATCATGTGGAATCAGTGACTCTACTGGTAAAGGCGGTGTAA
- a CDS encoding diacylglycerol kinase: protein MRKARLIYNPVSGKEIMRNNLADILDAIEKAGYEASAFATTPEPNSAKNEATRAAKAGFELVVAAGGDGTINEVVNGIAGLKKRPKMAIIPAGTTNDYARALKVPRNNVKAAAEVIQKQQTVKMDIGKAAETYFINIAAGGSLTELTYEVPSELKSIFGYLAYLAKGAEMLPRIKPTKMRLVYEGGEYEGNASMFFLGLTNSIGGFETIAPDAKLDDGKFSLIVVKTANLFEIVRLITLVLNGGKHVNDSKVLYVKTSFLDASLIDTDKKMMINLDGEYGGDAPMRFENLHQHIEFYANTDEINDDAILGTGDQDDQKREAGIELVKEYEKIQDEDLEK from the coding sequence ATGAGAAAAGCACGACTGATTTATAATCCAGTATCTGGAAAAGAGATCATGCGCAATAATTTGGCAGATATTTTGGATGCCATTGAAAAAGCAGGTTATGAAGCAAGTGCCTTTGCGACGACCCCTGAACCGAATTCAGCGAAAAATGAAGCGACTCGTGCCGCAAAAGCTGGTTTCGAACTAGTGGTTGCGGCAGGGGGCGACGGAACGATCAATGAGGTAGTCAATGGGATTGCCGGGTTAAAAAAACGGCCTAAAATGGCGATTATTCCTGCCGGAACAACAAATGATTATGCGCGCGCGTTAAAAGTGCCTCGCAACAATGTTAAGGCAGCTGCAGAAGTTATTCAAAAACAGCAAACAGTCAAGATGGATATTGGGAAAGCCGCGGAGACGTACTTTATCAATATCGCTGCTGGCGGCTCTCTAACGGAATTGACCTACGAGGTGCCATCTGAATTAAAAAGCATTTTTGGTTATTTAGCTTATTTGGCTAAAGGAGCTGAAATGCTTCCCCGTATTAAGCCAACAAAGATGCGCTTAGTCTATGAAGGCGGCGAATACGAAGGAAATGCATCGATGTTTTTCCTTGGGTTGACCAATTCTATCGGTGGCTTTGAGACGATTGCCCCCGACGCAAAACTGGACGACGGAAAATTCTCGTTGATCGTAGTGAAAACGGCGAATCTATTTGAAATCGTTCGTTTAATTACGCTTGTTTTGAATGGTGGAAAGCACGTCAATGACTCAAAAGTACTGTATGTTAAAACGAGTTTTTTAGATGCTAGTCTAATTGATACGGATAAAAAAATGATGATCAATTTAGATGGTGAATACGGCGGCGATGCGCCAATGCGTTTTGAAAATCTTCATCAGCACATTGAATTTTATGCCAACACGGATGAAATCAATGATGACGCAATTTTAGGTACAGGTGACCAAGACGATCAAAAACGCGAAGCAGGCATCGAGCTCGTGAAAGAATACGAAAAGATCCAAGACGAAGATCTAGAGAAATAA
- the gatB gene encoding Asp-tRNA(Asn)/Glu-tRNA(Gln) amidotransferase subunit GatB produces MNLETVIGLEVHVELKTNSKIFSPAPAHFGAEANTNTSIIDWGYPGVLPVMNKAAIEFGMKAALALNCEISKNMHFDRKNYFYPDNPKAYQISQFDEPIGHDGWIEIDVNGKKKKIRIERVHLEEDAGKNMHGIGGYSFVDLNRQGTPLIEIVSEADMRSPEEANAYLEALRSIIQFTGVSDVKMEEGSMRCDANISLRPYGQEEFGTKTELKNLNSISFVKKGLTFEVQRQTKVLLSGGTIQQETRRYDEGTNKTILMRVKEGSSDYRYFPEPDIPRFEIDDEWIEKVGKALPEMPASRRKRYVEELGLPEYDSMVLTLSREMSDFFEETLAEGADAKQASNWLMGEVSAYLNSEKLELAETKLTPNNLAGMITLISDGTISSKIAKKVFRELIQNGGEAKEVVEAKGLVQLSDPAQLLPMINEVLDNNEQSVEDFKNGKDRAVGFLVGQIMKATKGKANPGVVNKLLQEELAKR; encoded by the coding sequence ATGAACTTAGAGACAGTCATTGGACTTGAAGTCCATGTAGAATTAAAAACAAACTCTAAAATCTTTTCACCTGCGCCCGCTCACTTTGGTGCGGAAGCAAATACAAATACAAGTATCATCGATTGGGGCTATCCAGGTGTGCTGCCAGTTATGAATAAAGCAGCAATCGAATTTGGGATGAAAGCGGCCCTGGCGTTAAACTGTGAAATTTCAAAAAATATGCATTTTGACCGTAAAAACTATTTTTACCCAGATAATCCGAAGGCCTACCAAATTTCTCAATTTGATGAGCCGATCGGCCATGATGGCTGGATCGAGATCGATGTCAACGGGAAAAAGAAAAAGATTCGTATCGAACGCGTCCATTTAGAAGAAGATGCAGGTAAAAATATGCACGGTATCGGTGGCTATTCCTTTGTCGATCTAAACCGTCAAGGCACGCCGTTGATCGAAATCGTATCTGAAGCAGATATGCGTTCACCGGAAGAAGCAAATGCTTATTTAGAAGCATTGCGTTCAATCATCCAATTCACTGGTGTTAGTGATGTGAAGATGGAAGAGGGTTCTATGCGTTGTGATGCCAATATCTCTCTACGCCCCTACGGACAAGAAGAATTTGGTACAAAAACAGAGTTGAAAAACTTGAACTCTATCAGCTTTGTTAAAAAAGGCTTGACCTTTGAAGTACAACGCCAAACAAAAGTATTGTTATCTGGCGGAACGATCCAACAAGAAACACGCCGCTATGACGAAGGAACGAACAAGACCATCTTGATGCGTGTCAAGGAGGGCTCTAGTGATTATCGTTATTTCCCTGAGCCAGATATTCCCCGCTTTGAAATCGATGACGAATGGATTGAAAAAGTTGGGAAAGCATTGCCTGAGATGCCCGCTTCGCGTCGCAAACGCTATGTGGAAGAACTTGGGTTGCCTGAATACGATTCTATGGTCTTAACGTTAAGTCGCGAAATGTCTGATTTCTTTGAAGAAACATTAGCAGAAGGGGCAGATGCGAAACAAGCATCCAACTGGTTAATGGGTGAAGTTTCAGCCTACTTGAATAGTGAAAAGTTGGAATTAGCTGAAACTAAATTAACACCAAATAATTTAGCAGGTATGATCACGTTGATCTCTGATGGAACAATCAGTTCTAAGATCGCGAAGAAAGTCTTCCGTGAATTGATTCAAAACGGCGGCGAGGCCAAAGAAGTCGTTGAGGCGAAAGGACTTGTCCAATTATCTGATCCTGCACAATTACTTCCTATGATCAATGAAGTGCTTGATAACAACGAACAATCAGTTGAAGACTTTAAAAATGGGAAAGACCGAGCTGTTGGTTTCCTTGTTGGACAAATCATGAAAGCAACTAAAGGGAAAGCAAACCCTGGTGTTGTAAATAAATTACTTCAAGAGGAATTAGCGAAACGGTAA
- the gatA gene encoding Asp-tRNA(Asn)/Glu-tRNA(Gln) amidotransferase subunit GatA, whose product MEKLYDKSIEELHTLLVSKEITATDLTNETFDRIKETEEKVDAFITLNEEKALEMAKAIDAKGISDENALAGIPIGIKDNIVTKGLLTTAASKILSNFDPIYDATVMEKVYSSDLIPVGKLNMDEFAMGSSSETSYFKKTKNAWDQTKVPGGSSGGSAAAVAAGEVPVSLGSDTGGSIRQPAAFNGVVGLKPTYGRVSRFGLIAFASSLDQIGPFTRTVKDNALALSAISGYDPKDGTSAGVSVPDFAAGLTGDIKGMKIALPKEFMAEGIEPGVKAAITKAVETFKALGATVEEVSLPHSKYGVEVYYIIASSEASSNLQRFDGIRYGFRSEDVQNLEDVYVNTRTEGFGDEVKRRIMLGTFSLSAGYYDAYFKKAGQVRTLIKQDFDKVFADYDLIIGPTSPTVAFGIGENINDPITMYLNDILTIPVNLAGLPGMSVPAGFSEGLPVGLQIIGKHFDESTMYKAAYAFEQATDFHKQKPVILGGDK is encoded by the coding sequence ATGGAAAAATTATACGATAAATCAATCGAAGAATTACACACTCTTTTGGTTTCAAAAGAAATCACGGCAACGGACTTAACAAACGAAACATTCGACCGGATCAAAGAGACTGAAGAGAAAGTCGATGCGTTCATTACTTTAAATGAAGAAAAAGCATTAGAAATGGCTAAAGCGATCGATGCAAAAGGGATCTCTGATGAGAATGCCTTAGCGGGTATTCCAATCGGTATCAAAGATAACATCGTGACAAAAGGACTCTTGACGACCGCTGCATCGAAAATTTTATCTAATTTTGATCCTATTTATGATGCAACAGTCATGGAGAAGGTTTACAGCTCTGACTTGATTCCAGTAGGTAAACTCAACATGGATGAGTTTGCAATGGGAAGTTCGAGCGAAACATCTTACTTTAAGAAAACGAAAAATGCTTGGGATCAAACAAAGGTTCCCGGAGGTTCTTCAGGTGGTTCTGCCGCAGCAGTGGCTGCTGGAGAAGTCCCTGTTTCTTTAGGGAGTGATACGGGTGGTAGTATTCGCCAACCGGCAGCATTTAATGGGGTTGTCGGTTTAAAACCAACTTATGGACGTGTCTCTCGTTTTGGTCTGATTGCATTTGCTTCATCGTTGGATCAAATTGGACCCTTTACCCGCACCGTGAAGGATAATGCGTTAGCGTTAAGCGCGATTAGCGGCTACGACCCTAAAGATGGGACTTCCGCCGGTGTCTCTGTTCCTGATTTTGCGGCTGGTTTAACAGGAGATATTAAAGGAATGAAGATCGCTTTGCCAAAAGAATTTATGGCAGAGGGAATCGAACCGGGCGTCAAAGCAGCAATTACGAAAGCAGTAGAAACCTTTAAAGCATTAGGGGCAACTGTTGAAGAAGTTAGCCTGCCGCATTCAAAATATGGGGTAGAAGTCTATTACATCATCGCTTCATCCGAAGCAAGCTCTAATTTGCAACGCTTTGATGGTATTCGCTATGGGTTCCGTTCTGAAGACGTTCAAAACTTAGAAGATGTGTATGTCAACACTCGGACTGAAGGTTTTGGTGATGAAGTGAAGCGTCGGATCATGCTAGGAACATTCTCACTTTCTGCTGGATATTATGATGCATACTTTAAGAAAGCTGGACAAGTTCGGACATTGATCAAACAAGACTTTGATAAGGTCTTTGCAGATTACGATCTGATCATTGGTCCAACCTCACCAACTGTGGCATTTGGCATTGGTGAAAATATCAATGATCCGATCACGATGTATTTGAACGATATTTTGACGATCCCTGTGAACTTGGCAGGATTGCCAGGTATGTCTGTTCCTGCCGGATTCTCTGAAGGATTGCCGGTCGGTCTGCAAATCATCGGCAAGCATTTTGATGAGTCAACGATGTACAAAGCCGCCTATGCCTTTGAACAGGCAACGGATTTCCATAAGCAAAAACCAGTGATTTTAGGGGGGGACAAATAA
- the gatC gene encoding Asp-tRNA(Asn)/Glu-tRNA(Gln) amidotransferase subunit GatC, protein MAINEEQVKHVAKLAKLSFSEDELTGFTDQLGKIIDMVEQLGEVDTEGVPFTSNVLETINVMREDVADQGWSRDELMKNVPEHEDGFIKVPAIIDNGEAGA, encoded by the coding sequence ATGGCAATCAATGAAGAACAAGTGAAACATGTCGCGAAACTTGCGAAGCTTTCTTTTTCAGAAGATGAATTGACCGGTTTTACGGATCAATTAGGCAAAATAATCGACATGGTCGAACAACTTGGGGAAGTTGATACAGAAGGCGTGCCATTTACTTCCAATGTATTAGAAACGATCAACGTCATGCGCGAGGATGTAGCTGATCAAGGCTGGTCGCGTGATGAGTTAATGAAAAACGTTCCGGAACACGAAGATGGCTTTATCAAGGTTCCGGCGATCATTGACAATGGAGAGGCTGGTGCATAA
- the ligA gene encoding NAD-dependent DNA ligase LigA produces the protein MTFQAAEKRSAELRDELNQYSYEYYVQDQPSVEDFVYDKKYQELVEIETEYPDLITPESPTQRVGGKILEGFEKVVHDIPLYSLNDVFNKEELIAFDERVKKAVGHPVSYCVELKIDGLSISLKYENGVFVQGATRGDGTVGENITENLKTVKSIPLRLKEPLSIEVRGECYMPKASFVKLNQQREEEGKEVFANPRNAAAGSLRQLDTRVAAKRNLSTFLYTLADFGPLESTTQDHALNEMSRLGFRTNPEHRVCETIDEVWEYIENFHETREQLDYEIDGIVIKVNDFSIQDDLGFTVKAPRWATAYKFPPEEAQTTLLDIDWTIGRTGVLTPTAIMAPVRLAGTTVGRASLHNSDYIEKKDIRLKDTILVYKAGDIIPEVSRVILEKRPSDSEPYPIPTHCPICGSELVHLDEEVALRCINPKCPAQIKEGLSHFVSRNAMNIEGLGPRVLAQMFDKGLVSDVADLYSLEKEQLLTLEKIKDKSAENILQAIDASRENSVERLIFGLGIRHVGAKAAGILAEHFGSLEGVSQATKEEIVGLNTIGETIADSLVTYFENEEVHELMQELKDRHVNLEYKGIRASQLAEVESPFKDKTIVLTGKLVDYTREDAKEKIQLLGGKVTGSVSKKTDIVVAGEEAGSKLTKAQNLGIDIWDEKQMIQAIEESHTD, from the coding sequence ATGACTTTTCAAGCAGCGGAAAAACGTTCAGCCGAACTTCGAGATGAACTAAATCAGTATTCCTATGAATATTATGTACAAGATCAACCCTCAGTGGAGGATTTTGTTTACGATAAGAAATATCAAGAACTTGTTGAAATCGAGACTGAATATCCTGACCTTATCACCCCAGAATCCCCTACACAACGCGTGGGTGGGAAAATTTTAGAGGGATTTGAAAAAGTGGTGCACGATATTCCTCTATACAGTTTGAATGATGTTTTTAACAAGGAAGAATTGATCGCTTTTGATGAACGTGTGAAAAAAGCAGTGGGACATCCGGTTTCTTATTGTGTGGAATTAAAAATAGACGGGTTATCGATCTCATTGAAATACGAAAATGGCGTGTTTGTTCAAGGGGCTACTCGTGGTGATGGCACTGTGGGCGAGAATATCACTGAAAATTTAAAAACGGTCAAGTCCATCCCCCTACGTCTGAAAGAACCCTTGTCCATTGAAGTGCGTGGGGAATGTTATATGCCTAAAGCCTCTTTTGTCAAACTCAATCAGCAACGAGAAGAGGAAGGAAAAGAAGTATTTGCCAATCCTCGAAACGCTGCTGCTGGAAGCTTACGGCAATTAGACACTCGTGTCGCAGCCAAAAGAAATTTGAGTACCTTTTTATACACACTGGCAGATTTTGGTCCATTAGAATCAACAACGCAGGATCATGCGCTCAATGAGATGTCCCGTTTAGGATTCCGAACAAATCCTGAGCACCGTGTCTGTGAGACTATTGATGAGGTTTGGGAATACATTGAGAATTTCCACGAAACAAGAGAGCAGCTAGATTATGAAATTGACGGTATCGTCATCAAAGTGAACGATTTTAGCATTCAAGATGATCTAGGTTTTACGGTGAAGGCACCACGTTGGGCAACAGCCTACAAGTTTCCGCCAGAGGAAGCACAGACAACATTGTTGGACATTGATTGGACGATTGGTCGGACGGGTGTGCTGACACCTACAGCAATTATGGCGCCGGTTCGTCTAGCCGGCACCACTGTTGGCCGGGCCAGTCTTCATAATAGTGATTATATCGAGAAGAAAGATATACGATTAAAGGACACTATTTTAGTATACAAAGCAGGGGATATTATCCCTGAGGTTTCTCGGGTGATTCTGGAGAAACGGCCATCTGACAGTGAACCCTACCCGATTCCGACGCACTGTCCGATCTGCGGCAGTGAACTGGTTCATTTAGATGAGGAAGTTGCTCTACGATGTATCAATCCAAAATGCCCCGCACAAATCAAAGAGGGGCTCAGCCATTTTGTGTCTCGGAATGCGATGAATATTGAAGGATTAGGGCCTCGCGTGTTAGCACAAATGTTTGATAAAGGGTTGGTTTCAGACGTAGCCGACCTCTATTCTTTAGAGAAAGAACAGTTACTCACATTAGAGAAGATCAAAGATAAATCTGCAGAGAATATCCTACAGGCCATTGACGCCAGTCGTGAAAATTCAGTGGAACGCTTAATTTTTGGCCTAGGAATTCGCCATGTTGGCGCAAAAGCCGCGGGTATATTGGCAGAGCATTTTGGCAGTCTTGAAGGTGTCAGTCAAGCGACGAAAGAAGAAATTGTTGGACTGAATACGATTGGAGAAACGATCGCGGACAGTTTAGTGACGTACTTTGAGAACGAAGAAGTACATGAATTGATGCAAGAGCTGAAAGATCGGCATGTAAACCTTGAGTACAAAGGCATCCGTGCTAGCCAATTAGCAGAAGTGGAGTCTCCATTTAAAGATAAAACGATCGTGCTCACTGGAAAACTCGTAGACTACACAAGGGAAGATGCAAAGGAAAAGATTCAACTGCTCGGTGGAAAAGTTACTGGCAGTGTATCTAAAAAAACAGATATCGTGGTAGCTGGGGAAGAAGCCGGAAGCAAGCTGACGAAAGCACAAAATCTTGGAATTGACATTTGGGATGAGAAACAAATGATTCAAGCAATCGAAGAAAGTCATACAGATTAA